Proteins from a genomic interval of Methanobrevibacter wolinii SH:
- a CDS encoding 3-isopropylmalate dehydratase small subunit yields MEGKTWKFGNDVDTDTILPGRYLIYNDEETLSKHCMEGLDPDFSEKANKGDFIVGGTNFGCGSSREHAPMAIKGLGISAVIAESFARIFYRNATNIGVPLIEAPGVHDKVKEGETIELDMENGVIKTESGEEIKFKKLPPFMLNILESGGLIPWIKNNPDL; encoded by the coding sequence ATGGAAGGAAAAACATGGAAATTTGGTAATGATGTAGATACTGATACAATCTTACCTGGAAGATATTTAATTTATAATGATGAAGAAACATTATCTAAACATTGTATGGAAGGTTTAGATCCAGATTTCAGTGAAAAAGCGAATAAAGGAGATTTTATTGTTGGTGGAACTAACTTTGGATGTGGATCTTCAAGAGAACATGCACCTATGGCTATTAAAGGTTTAGGTATTAGTGCAGTTATTGCAGAATCTTTTGCAAGGATTTTCTACCGTAATGCGACAAATATCGGTGTCCCCTTAATTGAAGCTCCAGGCGTTCATGACAAAGTTAAAGAAGGAGAAACCATTGAATTAGATATGGAAAATGGTGTTATTAAAACTGAATCTGGTGAAGAGATTAAATTTAAAAAATTACCACCATTTATGTTAAATATTCTAGAAAGTGGTGGATTAATTCCTTGGATTAAAAATAATCCAGATTTATAA
- the rfbD gene encoding dTDP-4-dehydrorhamnose reductase: MKILVTGANGMLGTDLCEVLKDEDLIATSHEDLDITDLDIIRSKFKEYMPDVIINCAAMTNVDACETEKDLAYNLNAEGPKNLAIATKEIGGTLIHISTDYVFKGDKHRPLVEDDEIGPDSIYGKSKLQGEENIENILDKYFILRTAWLYGVHGPNFIKKMLELSQNHDTLTVVNDQEGSPTFTKDLSLAIKEIIHSDKYGVYHVTNSGNTTWYEFSKLIFKKKGIDVNVKPVSSEEFAAPAPRPHYSVLSHDKWIKNGFTELRDYKEALDEYLNL, from the coding sequence ATGAAAATTTTAGTAACTGGTGCAAATGGTATGTTAGGGACTGATTTATGTGAAGTTCTTAAAGATGAAGATTTAATTGCAACTAGCCATGAAGATTTAGATATCACTGATTTAGATATAATTAGGTCTAAATTTAAGGAATATATGCCAGATGTCATTATTAATTGTGCTGCTATGACAAATGTAGATGCTTGTGAAACAGAAAAAGATTTAGCATATAATTTAAATGCAGAAGGACCTAAAAATCTTGCAATAGCAACAAAAGAAATAGGTGGAACATTAATTCATATTAGTACAGATTATGTATTTAAAGGAGATAAACATAGACCACTTGTAGAAGATGATGAAATTGGACCAGATTCTATTTATGGGAAATCTAAACTTCAAGGTGAGGAAAATATTGAAAATATTTTAGATAAATATTTCATTCTTAGAACTGCATGGTTATATGGTGTTCATGGTCCTAATTTTATTAAAAAAATGTTAGAATTATCTCAAAATCATGATACTTTAACTGTAGTAAATGATCAAGAAGGTTCACCTACATTTACAAAAGATCTTTCTCTTGCTATTAAAGAAATTATTCACTCTGATAAATATGGAGTTTATCATGTTACAAATAGTGGAAATACTACTTGGTATGAATTTTCTAAATTAATATTTAAGAAAAAAGGTATTGATGTTAATGTTAAACCTGTAAGTAGTGAAGAATTTGCTGCTCCTGCACCAAGACCACATTATTCTGTTTTATCTCATGATAAATGGATTAAAAATGGATTTACTGAGTTAAGAGATTATAAAGAAGCTCTTGATGAATATTTAAATTTATAG
- a CDS encoding nucleotide sugar dehydrogenase yields MKVCIIGQGYIGLPTAALFAQNGCDVVGVDIKEDIIKDLNKGIVHMEEPGIVDSIKEAINEKRYTAKLEPEEADVFIITVPTPYKIEDLSCDLSFVIDACNSILKYIKKENTIIVESTIAPGSMDEVVKPIFEKEGFTIGEDLFLAHCPERVLPGRIMYELVNNDRIIGGVTPKCTNKAAEAYGTFVKGKLMKTEAKTAELSKCMENTYRDVNIALANELTKICAEIDVNALDVIKLANKHPRVNILNPGPGVGGHCLAIDPYFIYSKAPDTAKIIKLARDTNKSMPDFTVKYTEKIIKKHTNKNNTKIAILGLSYKGNTGDTRESPAFEIIEKLKKENYTIGIYDPHVENDTYKSLEDAVEGASLCLILADHDEFKNLDYKVLIRKMDNPIILDTKNIIKETPNEIKLFNFGNLSKI; encoded by the coding sequence ATGAAAGTATGTATAATAGGTCAAGGATATATAGGTCTTCCTACAGCAGCATTATTTGCACAAAATGGATGTGATGTTGTTGGTGTAGATATTAAAGAGGATATTATCAAAGATTTAAACAAAGGAATTGTACATATGGAAGAACCAGGAATAGTTGATAGTATCAAAGAGGCTATTAATGAAAAAAGATATACTGCTAAATTAGAACCTGAAGAAGCAGATGTGTTTATTATAACTGTACCTACTCCATATAAAATAGAAGACTTAAGTTGTGATTTAAGTTTTGTTATAGATGCTTGTAATTCTATTCTTAAATATATTAAAAAAGAAAACACAATTATAGTTGAATCAACTATTGCACCTGGTTCAATGGATGAAGTTGTAAAACCAATATTTGAAAAAGAAGGTTTTACTATTGGAGAAGATTTATTCCTTGCACACTGTCCAGAAAGAGTTCTTCCAGGAAGAATAATGTATGAACTTGTAAACAATGATAGAATTATAGGTGGAGTAACACCGAAATGTACTAATAAAGCTGCAGAAGCATATGGAACTTTTGTTAAAGGAAAATTAATGAAAACAGAAGCAAAAACAGCTGAATTATCTAAATGTATGGAAAATACATATAGAGATGTTAATATTGCACTTGCAAATGAACTTACAAAAATATGTGCTGAAATAGATGTAAATGCATTAGATGTAATTAAACTTGCAAATAAACATCCACGTGTAAATATACTTAATCCTGGACCTGGCGTAGGTGGCCATTGTCTTGCAATAGACCCATATTTTATATATTCCAAAGCACCAGATACTGCTAAAATAATTAAACTTGCAAGAGATACAAATAAAAGTATGCCTGATTTTACAGTTAAATACACTGAAAAAATTATTAAGAAACATACAAATAAAAATAATACAAAAATCGCAATACTAGGATTATCTTATAAAGGAAACACAGGAGATACAAGAGAAAGTCCTGCATTTGAGATTATTGAAAAACTTAAAAAAGAAAATTACACCATTGGAATCTATGATCCACATGTAGAAAATGATACATATAAAAGTCTTGAAGATGCAGTTGAAGGTGCATCACTATGTTTAATACTAGCAGATCATGATGAATTTAAAAACCTTGATTATAAAGTACTTATTAGAAAAATGGATAATCCAATAATCTTAGATACTAAAAATATAATTAAAGAAACACCAAACGAAATTAAATTATTTAATTTTGGTAATTTATCAAAAATATAA
- a CDS encoding DUF2142 domain-containing protein has product MYNLNKLKGILNLKWFFLIYFIFLLAFTVYQTKISHFNIKFTLIPFLTLFIIGCFVLYISNSDIPLYKVAFVIILIFGLMSVFLTPIVTVCDETEHFWRSELTSNGELFPNYVSIPNSNKTSYESKGYLTIASMSPLYKITGDTFYNSSWANEKINYSSAYVSSAFCQNPFYGYIPQAIGIDIAKGLNLNNIWMLWLGRICNLLMYTIITSYAIKKAPIFKVPLIICSCMALTIYQAASLSIDSSVNALAILSIGYFLYMYKSKENSLNYKNILIFLMISLLCGFTKVTYMGLALLVFFVPKNNFKTEKVRYSRIIGFISIILLDILWTKLFATKQLLNSWRGTYFLKNNVNLIGQLIFMGHHPIQSINIIFNLENIWNVICGLFSFGNLPPYTSMFLIISFLIFYLAICFLYPSDVKINRKFRIGIFLIGFLIFFGTYFVQYLTWCNVGYPKVVGVFGRYFLPLIALGPMVFNLNNQKASKNINLLVICFIICFLSSMLLLTYINFY; this is encoded by the coding sequence ATGTATAATCTTAATAAATTAAAAGGTATATTAAATTTAAAATGGTTCTTTTTAATTTATTTTATATTTTTATTAGCTTTTACAGTATATCAAACAAAAATATCTCATTTTAATATAAAATTTACTTTAATACCTTTTTTAACTTTATTTATAATTGGTTGTTTTGTACTTTATATATCAAATAGTGATATTCCATTATATAAGGTAGCATTTGTTATAATATTAATATTTGGATTAATGTCTGTATTTTTAACTCCTATTGTTACTGTATGTGATGAAACAGAACATTTTTGGAGATCTGAATTAACATCAAATGGTGAGCTATTTCCAAATTATGTAAGTATTCCTAATTCAAATAAAACATCTTATGAATCAAAAGGTTATCTTACAATAGCTTCAATGTCTCCACTTTATAAAATAACTGGTGATACATTCTATAATTCTTCATGGGCAAATGAGAAAATTAATTATTCAAGTGCTTATGTTTCATCGGCCTTTTGTCAAAATCCATTTTATGGTTATATTCCACAGGCAATAGGTATTGATATTGCTAAAGGTTTAAATCTTAATAATATATGGATGCTTTGGCTTGGAAGAATATGTAATCTTTTAATGTATACAATCATTACTTCATATGCAATTAAAAAAGCACCAATATTTAAAGTTCCACTTATTATATGTTCTTGTATGGCTTTAACAATATATCAAGCAGCATCTTTAAGTATTGACTCAAGTGTAAATGCACTTGCAATACTTTCAATTGGATACTTTTTATATATGTATAAATCAAAAGAAAATTCATTAAATTATAAGAATATCTTAATATTTTTAATGATTTCACTTTTATGTGGATTTACTAAGGTAACATATATGGGATTAGCATTATTAGTATTTTTTGTTCCTAAAAATAATTTTAAAACAGAAAAAGTTAGATATTCAAGGATTATTGGATTTATATCAATTATCCTATTAGATATATTATGGACTAAATTATTTGCTACTAAGCAATTACTTAATTCATGGAGAGGAACATATTTCTTAAAAAATAATGTTAATTTAATAGGTCAACTAATATTTATGGGGCATCATCCAATACAATCTATTAATATAATATTTAATTTAGAAAATATTTGGAATGTAATATGTGGATTATTTTCCTTTGGTAATTTACCACCATATACTTCTATGTTTCTTATAATAAGCTTTTTAATATTTTATTTAGCTATTTGTTTTTTATATCCAAGTGATGTTAAAATAAATAGAAAATTTAGAATTGGAATATTTTTAATTGGATTTTTAATATTCTTTGGTACATATTTTGTACAATATCTTACATGGTGTAATGTAGGATATCCAAAAGTAGTAGGTGTTTTTGGAAGATATTTCCTTCCACTTATAGCATTAGGACCTATGGTATTTAATTTAAATAATCAAAAAGCTAGTAAAAACATTAATTTACTTGTTATATGTTTTATAATATGTTTTTTAAGTTCAATGTTACTTTTAACATATATAAACTTTTATTAA
- a CDS encoding glycosyltransferase family 2 protein: MSKKGINIIVPTYKAEKYIINLLNSLKNQTIDYNLFEAIFIINGKKDNTENIIKEFKNKNPEINIKIIESNQGICIARNKGLEEVDREYVIFIDNDDYISPKYLEVLYKHRADKRIVLGNFYNLNEKTKKLEKTNFTDSLLNNEGITNPNKIAIDAMFITTNKLIPFKYIKNIRFNEKIVTGEDIEYFSRVYGKNDFEFYIVKNSEEANYYRVFRSDSESNQNISYNFNVKERLNTMECIDKTLDNIENKKMKNIIYDANYKGQRNFIIRYLVKYPQNYRKVLNEIDKHDFKHFDYDKFNEDTITNLYNIINEKNKKISQLKQLNQSNIKEKNENIKNLKKMNQSLLNSKSWKITKPLRKLKNLIKQNF, from the coding sequence ATGAGTAAAAAAGGTATTAATATTATAGTTCCAACGTATAAAGCAGAAAAATATATTATAAACCTTTTAAATTCACTTAAAAATCAAACAATAGATTATAATCTATTTGAGGCAATTTTTATTATAAATGGTAAAAAAGATAATACAGAAAATATCATAAAAGAATTTAAAAATAAAAATCCAGAAATTAATATAAAAATCATAGAGTCTAATCAAGGTATTTGTATTGCAAGAAATAAAGGACTTGAAGAAGTAGATAGAGAATATGTAATCTTTATTGATAATGATGATTATATAAGTCCAAAATACCTTGAAGTTTTATATAAACATAGAGCAGATAAAAGAATAGTTCTTGGAAACTTTTATAATTTAAATGAAAAGACTAAAAAATTAGAAAAAACAAATTTTACAGATTCTCTACTTAATAATGAAGGAATTACAAATCCAAATAAAATAGCAATAGATGCTATGTTTATTACAACAAATAAATTAATACCATTTAAATATATTAAGAATATACGATTCAATGAAAAAATAGTAACTGGAGAAGATATTGAATATTTTTCTAGAGTTTATGGAAAAAACGACTTTGAATTTTATATTGTAAAAAATAGTGAAGAAGCAAATTATTATAGAGTTTTTAGAAGTGATTCTGAATCTAATCAAAATATTTCATATAATTTCAATGTCAAAGAAAGATTAAATACTATGGAATGTATTGATAAAACATTAGATAATATTGAAAATAAAAAAATGAAAAATATAATATATGATGCTAACTATAAAGGCCAAAGAAATTTTATTATAAGATATCTAGTAAAATATCCTCAAAACTATAGAAAAGTACTTAATGAAATAGATAAACATGATTTTAAACATTTTGATTATGACAAATTTAATGAAGACACAATTACAAATCTTTATAATATTATAAATGAAAAAAATAAAAAAATTTCACAATTAAAACAATTAAATCAATCTAATATAAAAGAAAAAAATGAAAATATTAAAAATTTAAAAAAAATGAATCAATCACTTTTAAATTCAAAAAGTTGGAAAATAACAAAACCTCTTAGAAAACTTAAAAATTTAATAAAACAGAATTTCTAA
- a CDS encoding class I SAM-dependent methyltransferase: MNFKRVYENELFGEKILKITENNTDFSNFINDNNYYPYHYVLSYLRENLFSWYPFKEDASLLEVGAGYGQLTSLFTRKVKHVVSIEPNDLMAEIVANRSNESIIIDSDFNNIEVNEKFDYIILCDNFEYAKSFIDSENPYEDYLKYLKTFLKEDGVILLAINNRLGLKYFAGFKEEHINQLFTGIDGYPNIDYVETFSKSQLQNIIESAGFENYKFFYPYPDYVFPQIINTDEFVNRIPYDRKIEYYDERVNFFREDKLNQLLASENLAGNFSNSFLVEIRNSSNNHLTDSIQFIKLNSDRKEEFRTLTTIKDNNGKILVSKLPESKKSLNHIKKMYNGSNKSFGKIKCLKCDFDCKKLTYPFIHEESFEYYILDAIVNNDKNKFFKLLERYYNDLFYDSFTSNKYANKKFLSVFKKKSNKTFHCHNITNLDLIFSNIFIINKELFAIDYEWLFDFPVPLEYIFYRVLFHHRESNPIFREFITIDEIFEHFNLDTSDFKLFNKWNINFFNYVFGFHPKPKHKIISKNFIDNIDKLNDYIDLCIDSDNCDNERIDLLREDIVFSQQKLINELEGEIKSKNEFIHEILGSNSWKITKPLRKLTHKLK, translated from the coding sequence ATGAATTTTAAAAGAGTATATGAAAATGAATTATTTGGAGAAAAAATATTAAAAATCACTGAAAATAATACTGATTTTTCTAATTTTATAAATGATAATAATTACTATCCTTATCATTATGTTTTATCTTATTTAAGGGAGAATTTGTTTTCATGGTATCCATTTAAAGAAGATGCTAGTTTATTAGAAGTAGGTGCAGGATATGGTCAGTTAACTTCCCTTTTTACAAGGAAAGTAAAACATGTAGTTTCAATTGAACCTAATGATTTAATGGCTGAAATTGTAGCTAATAGATCAAATGAATCAATTATTATAGATTCTGATTTTAATAATATTGAAGTAAATGAGAAATTTGACTATATTATACTATGTGATAATTTTGAATATGCAAAATCATTTATAGATTCAGAAAATCCTTATGAAGATTATTTAAAATATTTAAAAACTTTTTTAAAAGAAGATGGTGTAATTTTACTTGCAATTAATAATCGTTTAGGATTAAAATACTTTGCTGGTTTTAAAGAAGAACATATTAACCAATTATTTACTGGTATTGATGGTTATCCAAATATTGATTATGTAGAAACCTTCTCAAAATCACAACTTCAAAATATTATTGAATCTGCAGGATTTGAAAATTATAAATTTTTCTATCCATATCCAGATTATGTATTTCCTCAAATTATTAATACTGATGAGTTTGTAAATAGAATTCCTTATGATCGTAAAATAGAGTATTATGATGAAAGAGTTAATTTCTTTAGAGAAGATAAATTAAACCAATTACTTGCAAGTGAGAATCTAGCAGGAAACTTTTCAAATTCATTTTTAGTAGAGATTAGAAATTCTTCTAATAATCATTTAACTGATAGTATTCAATTTATTAAATTAAATTCTGATAGAAAAGAAGAATTCAGAACACTTACAACTATTAAAGATAATAATGGGAAAATTTTGGTTTCTAAACTTCCTGAATCAAAAAAATCTTTAAACCATATTAAAAAAATGTATAATGGAAGTAATAAATCATTTGGTAAAATTAAATGCCTTAAATGTGATTTTGATTGTAAGAAACTTACTTATCCATTTATACATGAAGAATCATTTGAATATTATATACTAGATGCAATTGTAAATAATGATAAAAATAAGTTTTTCAAGCTTTTAGAAAGATACTATAATGATTTATTTTATGATTCATTTACATCTAATAAATATGCAAATAAAAAATTCTTATCTGTATTTAAAAAAAAATCTAATAAAACATTTCATTGTCATAATATAACAAATCTTGATTTAATATTTAGTAATATCTTTATTATTAATAAGGAATTATTTGCTATTGACTATGAATGGTTATTTGATTTTCCAGTTCCATTAGAATATATATTTTATAGAGTATTATTCCACCATAGAGAAAGTAATCCTATATTTAGGGAATTTATTACTATTGATGAAATATTTGAACATTTCAATTTAGATACTTCTGATTTTAAATTGTTTAATAAATGGAATATAAACTTCTTTAATTATGTATTTGGTTTCCATCCAAAACCTAAACATAAAATTATATCTAAAAACTTTATTGATAATATTGATAAACTCAATGATTATATTGATTTATGTATAGATTCAGATAATTGTGATAATGAAAGAATTGATTTATTAAGGGAAGATATTGTTTTTAGTCAACAAAAATTGATTAATGAATTAGAAGGAGAAATTAAAAGTAAAAACGAGTTTATTCATGAAATATTAGGTTCAAACTCTTGGAAAATTACAAAACCTCTTAGAAAACTAACACATAAATTAAAATAG
- the rfbA gene encoding glucose-1-phosphate thymidylyltransferase RfbA, with the protein MKGIVLAGGSGTRLYPITKAVSKQLLPLYDKPMIYYPISILMLAGIKEILIISTPRDLPHFKELLGDGSNLGISFSYAVQDEPRGLADAFIIGEDFIGDDTVALILGDNVFHGHRFTEILEKCTELKEGAIVFGYYSKNPESFGVVEFDDDWNVLSIEEKPEHPKSNYIVPGLYFYDNQVVDIAKNVKPSDRGEIEITSINEEYLKRGKLKVQLLGRGMAWLDTGTHDGLLEAGNFIETIQKRQGLYVACLEEIAYRKGYITRKDLLREAQSLKKTDYGKYLIDLANDLVK; encoded by the coding sequence ATGAAAGGAATTGTACTTGCAGGTGGTTCAGGAACTCGACTTTATCCTATTACAAAAGCTGTTTCTAAACAATTATTACCATTATATGATAAACCAATGATTTACTATCCTATTTCCATTTTAATGTTAGCTGGAATAAAAGAAATTCTTATTATATCAACTCCAAGAGACTTACCTCACTTTAAAGAGCTTTTAGGTGATGGTAGTAATTTAGGTATATCATTTTCTTATGCAGTTCAAGATGAACCTAGAGGATTAGCTGATGCATTCATCATTGGTGAAGATTTTATTGGTGATGATACTGTTGCTCTTATACTTGGAGATAATGTTTTCCATGGTCATAGATTTACAGAAATCCTTGAAAAATGTACTGAATTAAAAGAAGGAGCAATAGTATTTGGATATTACTCTAAAAATCCTGAATCATTTGGTGTTGTTGAATTTGATGATGATTGGAATGTATTATCAATTGAAGAAAAACCAGAACATCCTAAATCAAATTATATTGTTCCTGGTCTTTATTTCTATGATAATCAAGTAGTAGATATTGCAAAAAATGTTAAACCATCAGATAGAGGAGAAATAGAAATCACTTCTATTAATGAAGAGTATCTTAAAAGAGGAAAACTTAAAGTCCAATTATTAGGTAGAGGAATGGCTTGGTTAGATACAGGTACTCATGATGGTCTTTTAGAAGCAGGAAACTTTATTGAAACAATTCAAAAAAGACAAGGTTTATATGTTGCATGTCTTGAAGAGATTGCATATAGAAAAGGATATATTACAAGAAAAGATTTATTAAGAGAGGCACAATCTCTTAAAAAAACAGATTATGGTAAATATTTAATTGATTTAGCTAATGATTTAGTTAAATAA
- the hacA gene encoding homoaconitase large subunit — translation MSMTMSEKILARASGKDKVEAGEIVMANIDVAMTHDLTGPLAVKGFNEIGTKKVWDKDKIVIPFDHQVPADSIDAANNHILMRKFAKEQDITNFYDVNEGVCHQVLPELGHVRPGEVLVGSDSHTCTHGAFGTFATGIGSTDMAMVLATGKLWFKVPETIRFEISGELKKDTSAKDVILSIIGKVGADGATYKACEFVGPTAKNFEMTDRMTLSNMTVEMGGKVGLFEADEKTKEYLKGRTNKKYTGFITDKDANYDTIEIDVSDLEPQIACPHHVDNVKPASEVDKHVDQVFLGSCTNGRIEDMRDAAEILKGKHVAKGTRMLVIPASKEVYTKCLEEGLTKIFVDAGALVTNPCCGPCLGGHVGLIGPGEVSLSTSNRNFKGRQGSPDGEVYLSSAKVAAASAITGEITLPSEL, via the coding sequence ATGTCAATGACAATGTCTGAAAAAATATTAGCTAGAGCATCTGGTAAAGATAAAGTAGAAGCTGGAGAAATTGTAATGGCTAATATTGATGTAGCAATGACTCATGATTTAACTGGTCCTCTTGCAGTGAAAGGATTTAATGAAATTGGTACTAAAAAAGTATGGGATAAAGATAAAATTGTTATTCCATTTGACCATCAAGTACCAGCTGACTCAATTGATGCAGCTAATAACCATATTTTAATGAGGAAATTTGCAAAAGAACAAGATATTACAAACTTTTATGATGTAAATGAAGGTGTTTGCCATCAAGTTCTTCCAGAATTAGGTCATGTAAGACCTGGAGAAGTTCTTGTTGGATCTGATTCACATACATGTACACATGGTGCATTTGGTACATTTGCAACAGGAATTGGTTCAACAGATATGGCAATGGTTCTTGCAACTGGTAAATTATGGTTTAAAGTTCCAGAAACTATTAGATTTGAAATTTCTGGTGAATTAAAAAAAGATACCTCTGCTAAAGATGTTATTTTAAGTATTATTGGTAAAGTTGGTGCTGATGGAGCAACCTATAAAGCATGTGAATTTGTAGGGCCAACAGCTAAAAACTTTGAAATGACTGATAGAATGACTCTTTCAAACATGACTGTTGAAATGGGTGGAAAAGTAGGTCTTTTTGAAGCTGATGAAAAAACTAAAGAATATCTTAAAGGTAGAACTAATAAAAAATATACTGGATTTATTACTGATAAAGATGCAAACTATGATACAATTGAAATTGATGTTAGTGACCTTGAACCACAAATCGCATGTCCTCACCATGTAGATAATGTTAAACCTGCTAGTGAAGTAGATAAACATGTAGATCAAGTATTTTTAGGTTCATGTACTAATGGAAGAATTGAAGATATGAGAGATGCAGCTGAAATATTAAAAGGTAAACATGTTGCTAAAGGAACAAGAATGCTTGTAATACCTGCAAGTAAAGAAGTTTACACTAAATGTTTAGAAGAAGGATTAACTAAAATATTTGTTGATGCTGGTGCACTTGTCACTAATCCATGTTGTGGACCATGTTTAGGTGGACATGTTGGTCTTATTGGACCTGGAGAAGTAAGTCTTTCAACTTCAAATAGAAACTTTAAAGGAAGACAGGGAAGCCCTGATGGAGAAGTATACTTATCTAGTGCTAAAGTAGCAGCAGCTTCTGCAATTACAGGTGAAATAACTTTACCAAGTGAATTATAA